One genomic region from Myripristis murdjan chromosome 7, fMyrMur1.1, whole genome shotgun sequence encodes:
- the cables2a gene encoding CDK5 and ABL1 enzyme substrate 2 yields the protein MATAACDLQCTGNNSSGAAKTHKEQHRKTRDSRRRQAALLFLNNISLDGRPQCHFTNGNSDRKAEEHRVRDVGAPVVPPPAGIQGTVAQVTPVAAGSVQATAPGTCVVSPVRPSLVMSPGAEAGAVGANEVFWEGGSAADMLLPDIPLSPVTPGQPPCSRVLSPSVFSPGPATNSLPLESRQRSRNVSGSPGPKVAKKVHFIKSMKQYDTRGCRIMLICAKRSLYAAFSVLPYGESCHLSDPKLEAQRQRLSSVVAADLLPSLEGVELGAYGKTVSYAQFLYPTNALVRQKSSGMPESCTAQTPQLRYRGNGQRNFTPARLSNTVAQDPCTEDLAEYDPNLLSDPQWPCGRHKRVLIFASYVTTVIEYVKPSDLKKDMNETFKEKFPHINLTLSKIRSLKREMRAVSEECALQPVTIAMAFVYFEKLVLQGRLNKQNRKLVAAACVLLAAKISSDLRKPEVRQLIDKLEERFRINRRELIPLEFPVLVALEMGLYLPESKVMPHYRRLVQQG from the exons ATGGCGACCGCTGCCTGTGATCTTCAGTGTACCGGCAACAACAGCAGCGGCGCGgcgaaaacacacaaagagcagcACAGGAAAACGAGGGACTCCAGACGGAGACAGGCTGCTTTGTTGTTCCTTAATAACATCTCCCTCGATGGACGGCCTCAGTGTCATTTTACCAATGGAAATAGCGACAGGAAAGCCGAGGAGCACCGAGTCAGGGACGTCGGAGCACCGGTTGTTCCTCCGCCGGCGGGTATCCAAGGAACAGTCGCCCAGGTGACACCCGTCGCCGCCGGCAGCGTTCAGGCTACAGCCCCGGGAACCTGTGTGGTGAGCCCTGTCCGACCTTCTTTGGTAATGTCTCCGGGAGCTGAAGCAGGTGCTGTCGGGGCCAATGAAGTATTTTGGGAGGGTGGGAGTGCAGCAGACATGTTACTCCCAGACATCCCTCTGTCACCCGTTACCCCCGGACAGCCGCCGTGCTCACGTGTCCTGTCGCCGTCCGTGTTCAGCCCAGGCCCGGCTACAAATTCTCTACCTCTGGAGTCACGTCAAAG ATCAAGGAATGTCTCTGGTTCCCCCGGGCCTAAGGTGGCTAAGAAAGTCCACTTCATTAAGAGCATGAAGCAGTATGACACCAGAGGATGCAG GATCATGCTGATTTGTGCCAAGCGGTCGCTATACGCTGCTTTCTCAGTGCTGCCCTATGGAGAGAGTTGTCACCTCAG TGATCCTAAACTGGAGGCTCAGAGACAGAGGCTGTCCTCTGTGGTTGCTGCCGACCTGCTCCCTTCACTGGAGGGCGTAGAGCTGGGTGCTTATGGAAAG ACCGTTTCCTACGCTCAGTTCCTTTACCCGACCAATGCCTTGGTGAGGCAGAAGAGCAGCGGCATGCCGGAGAGCTGCACAGCACAGACCCCTCAGTTGCGTTACCGTGGCAACGGGCAGAGAAACTTCACCCCAGCTCGTCTGAGCAACACTGTGGCACAGGACCCAT GTACAGAGGACTTGGCAGAGTATGATCCTAACCTCCTCAGTGACCCGCAGTGGCCCTGTGGGAGACACAAGAGGGTTCTTATATTTGCGTCATATGTG ACAACAGTCATTGAGTACGTGAAACCATCTGACCTGAAGAAGGATATGAATGAGACGTTCAAGGAGAAGTTTCCCCACATCAATCTGACACTCAGCAAGATAAGAAG CCTGAAGAGAGAGATGCGAGCAGTGAGCGAGGAGTGTGCCCTACAGCCAGTCACCATAGCGATGGCTTTTGTTTACTTTGAGAAGCTGGTGCTGCAGGGTCGTCTCAACAAGCAGAACAGGAAGCTGGTGGCTGCAGCTTGTGTGCTGCTGGCAGCAAAGATCAGCAGTGATCTGCGGAAGCCAGAAGTCAGACAGCTTATTGAC AAGCTGGAGGAGCGTTTCCGAATCAACAGGCGGGAGCTGATTCCCCTGGAGTTCCCAGTGCTGGTTGCCTTGGAGATGGGACTCTACCTCCCTGAGAGCAAGGTCATGCCTCACTACCGCAGACTGGTGCAGCAGGGTTAG
- the xkr7a gene encoding XK-related protein 7 → MAAKSDGAPVSLRNEIPPECPSRSNHRLPQRRPAEQRYSLPDCCWTLCALLVFFSDGASDLWLAADYYLRSDYWWFALTLVFVIVPSVVVQVLSFRWFAYDFSESTESGTAAAAVVAASGAEGDFSTKDSDERGAGRTAAVEVLPRTGTGGGARGCCRAFMWLFQAIVHVFQLAQVWRYVHALYLGVQSRWRGDHERHHFYWRMMFESADISMLRLLESFLKSAPQLVLQLSIMIQASQVLPLQGLSASASLISLAWMIASYQKVLRDSRDDKLPMTYKAVIVQILWHLFTIGARTMAFALFASVFQLYFGIFIVAHWCIMTFWIIQGETDFCMSKWEEIIYNMMVGIVYVFCWFSVREGRTRCRMLIYSLTVFIENVALTTAWYLYRGPRTSDFYAVIMVCVVASSYALGTFFMFVYYCLLHPDGPISGWGYIVEKEEAAESLASPASTLPPDLVSSPPRTLQRTKGADREQGSGIDGDVFQVRSARGTQAPVPRLTPRTEGPVIRIDLPRKKYPAWDAHFIDRRLRKTILVLEGAAPVTPRIQYRCLGTPKEVMEYETTV, encoded by the exons ATGGCCGCTAAATCTGATGGTGCACCCGTCTCTCTGCGAAACGAGATCCCGCCCGAGTGCCCGTCCAGGTCGAACCATCGGCTCCCCCAGCGCCGTCCTGCTGAGCAGCGCTACTCCCTCCCTGACTGCTGCTGGACGCTCTGCGCCCTTTTGGTCTTCTTTTCGGACGGGGCCTCAGACCTGTGGCTGGCCGCGGACTACTATCTAAGGAGTGACTACTGGTGGTTTGCACTGACTCTGGTCTTTGTGATAGTCCCGTCCGTGGTCGTGCAAGTGCTGAGCTTCAGATGGTTCGCCTACGATTTCTCGGAGAGCACCGAGAGCGGCACGGCAGCGGCCGCCGTGGTCGCCGCGTCGGGAGCGGAGGGCGacttcagcaccaaggacagcgACGAGCGGGGCGCTGGCCGCACTGCCGCGGTCGAGGTGCTGCCGAGGACGGGCACCGGGGGAGGAGCCCGGGGCTGCTGCAGAGCCTTCATGTGGCTCTTCCAAGCCATCGTGCACGTCTTTCAGCTGGCACAGGTCTGGAG GTATGTCCATGCCCTGTATTTGGGTGTGCAGAGCCGCTGGCGTGGGGACCACGAGCGCCATCACTTCTATTGGCGCATGATGTTTGAGAGTGCTGACATCAGCATGCTGCGTTTGCTTGAGTCCTTCCTGAAGAGTGCCCCTCAGCTGGTGCTGCAGCTCAGCATCATGATCCAGGCCAGTCAGGTCCTGCCACTTCAGG GGCTCTCAGCCTCCGCCTCGCTGATATCCCTGGCCTGGATGATTGCCTCCTATCAGAAAGTCCTGAGGGACTCCAGAGATGATAAGCTGCCCATGACCTACAAGGCAGTCATAGTTCAGATCCTGTGGCACCTGTTCACCATTGGCGCCCGCACAATGGCCTTTGCACTGTTCGCCTCAGTGTTCCAGCTTTACTTTGGCATCTTCATCGTGGCCCATTGGTGCATCATGACATTTTGGATAATTCAAGGCGAAACAGACTTCTGTATGTCCAAATGGGAGGAGATCATCTACAACATGATGGTGGGCATCGTGTATGTTTTCTGCTGGTTCAGTGTGAGAGAGGGGCGCACCCGCTGCAGGATGCTCATCTACAGCCTGACTGTGTTCATTGAGAATGTGGCGCTCACTACTGCGTGGTACCTGTACCGAGGCCCACGTACCTCAGACTTCTACGCTGTCatcatggtgtgtgtggtggccaGCAGCTATGCTCTGGGCACCTTCTTCATGTTTGTGTATTACTGTCTGCTGCACCCTGATGGTCCAATCTCAGGGTGGGGCTACATTGTGGAGAAGGAAGAGGCTGCCGAGTCCCTTGCCTCCCCAGCTTCTACCCTTCCCCCTGACCTGGTGAGCAGCCCACCCAGGACCCTTCAGAGAACTAAAggggcagacagagagcaaggGTCTGGGATAGATGGGGATGTGTTTCAGGTACGATCAGCTCGGggcacacaagccccagtgccCCGCCTCACCCCCAGGACTGAGGGGCCTGTCATCCGAATAGACCTGCCTAGGAAGAAGTACCCTGCCTGGGACGCCCACTTCATTGACCGCCGGCTACGTAAAACCATCCTGGTGCTCGAGGGCGCTGCACCAGTCACGCCAAGGATCCAATACCGCTGTCTGGGCACCCCCAAAGAAGTGATGGAGTATGAGACCACCGTGTGA
- the rap1aa gene encoding RAP1A, member of RAS oncogene family a gives MREYKLVVLGSGGVGKSALTVQFVQGIFVEKYDPTIEDSYRKQVEVDGQQCMLEILDTAGTEQFTAMRDLYMKNGQGFALVYSITAQSTFNDLQDLREQILRVKDTEDVPMILVGNKCDLEDERVVGKEQGQNLARQWNNCAFLETSAKSKINVNEIFYDLVRQINRKTPMEKKKAKKKSNCTLL, from the exons ATGCGTGAATACAAGCTAGTGGTGCTGGGATCAGGAGGTGTGGGAAAATCAGCACTG ACAGTCCAATTTGTGCAAGGCATTTTTGTGGAAAAGTATGACCCCACAATAGAGGATTCTTACAGAAAG CAAGTCGAGGTCGATGGCCAGCAGTGTATGCTTGAAATCCTGGACACAGCCGGAACA GAACAGTTCACGGCTATGAGGGACCTGTACATGAAGAATGGCCAGGGCTTTGCCTTGGTGTACTCCATTACAGCGCAGTCGACATTTAATGACCTACAGGACCTCCGGGAACAGATCCTGCGAGTAAAGGACACTGAGGAT GTTCCCATGATACTGGTGGGAAACAAGTGTGACCTGGAGGACGAGCGAGTGGTTGGCAAGGAGCAGGGCCAGAACCTGGCCCGTCAGTGGAACAACTGTGCCTTTTTAGAGACTTCAGCTAAATCAAAGATCAATGTTAATGAG ATTTTCTACGACCTGGTGCGACAGATCAACAGGAAAACGCCGATGGAAAAGAAGAAGGCAAAAAAGAAGTCAAATTGCACACTGCTCTAA
- the lmod1a gene encoding leiomodin 1a (smooth muscle) produces the protein MNTASCIPPGPLIMSKAGDKSSVEGEDEIDRLLASLTAAEVEELENELMDIDPDPAVPVGLRQRNQTEKKPSVQYNREAMLDFCEQETRRLIQREMSFEGEPKTDREREGSQNTTEMGKGDSCDTLTIPDDCGGINTDPSDLDMNTNTRSEDKKDKLKNKQWKCAGVFQGNSREESHRKLVEVEDSNVKRELEDIWINKEGTLEVMGRSKEPVKQKRRGSKTYDLMSKLQRKNDTEVERHRKEVRERTDSKTKELISKLQDQGEKEEIRGMDKHQIRQKLKDSKTRGLHPDKEWHSEQKESILKENKVSEGDYHKDNKHSLKKTCEPQDGRPRDKKTVANSSNKYETDHGKQRGSNSKEFPTGVKEEDADDASSMFDELLERVRKNDPSLTELNINNSDTIKIQTLIQFAEALENNVHVKTLALANTRADDHVAYAISGALQSNTCLTNINLDSNHLTGKGILSLVHAIQNNKSVTELRFHNQRHICGGKTEMEMIKVLKDNTTLLKLGYQFELAGPRVTVTNILSRNIDQQRQRRLLEQKQAAQSCLKSPSFQQIPPSRQMTLKSLLHVQQGSKEKNMSSLLKEKGSIVKTPNLSSTDPSLKTCIKVTPKVKGGQSGQVSAPSSPPAQKFEGLLSQSKLDRLTSRQTGGRNSRDQLLDSICNSAIKALKKVDVPKRLR, from the exons ATGAACACGGCCAGCTGCATCCCCCCCGGGCCGCTGATAATGTCCAAAGCCGGAGATAAGAGCAGTGTTGAAGGTGAAGATGAGATTGACAGGCTGCTGGCCTCCCTGACGGCGGCTGAGgttgaggagctggagaatgAATTGATGGATATCGACCCAGACCCGGCAGTGCCTGTCGGGCTCCGGCAGAGAAACCAGACGGAGAAGAAGCCGTCAGTCCAGTACAACCGAGAGGCCATGCTCGACTTCTGTGAGCAGGAAACCAGGAGGCTCATCCAGAGGGAAATGTCCTTTGAG GGGGAGCCAAAAaccgacagagagagagaggggagccaAAATACAACAGAGATGGGGAAAGGAGACAGCTGTGACACCTTAACAATACCAGATGACTGTGGTGGAATAAATACTGACCCCTCTGATTTGGATATGAATACGAACACTAGATCTGAAGATAAAAAAGACAAGCTGAAGAACAAACAGTGGAAGTGTGCTGGTGTATTTCAAGGCAACAGTAGGGAGGAGAGTCACAGAAAGCTAGTTGAAGTTGAGGACAGTAACGTTAAAAGGGAATTAGAGGACATTTGGATAAACAAAGAGGGTACGCTAGAGGTGATGGGGAGAAGCAAAGAGCCTGTGAAACAGAAGCGGCGTGGCAGTAAAACATATGACCTCATGTCAAAATTACAAAGGAAAAATGACACTGAGGTAGAGAGGCACAgaaaagaagtcagagagagaacagactCAAAAACGAAAGAACTCATTTCAAAGCTGCAAGACCAAGGTGAGAAAGAGGAAATAAGGGGGATGGACAAACatcaaataagacaaaaactcAAAGACAGCAAAACTAGAGGACTCCACCCTGACAAGGAATGGCATAGTGAACAGAAAGAATCTATACTGAAGGAAAATAAGGTCAGTGAAGGGGACTATCACAAAGACAATAAACATTCACTCAAAAAAACTTGTGAGCCTCAGGATGGCAGGCCTAGAGACAAGAAAACGGTGGCTAACAGTagtaataaatatgaaacagaTCATGGGAAACAGCGTGGCAGCAATAGCAAAGAGTTCCCAACAGGTGTAAAAGAAGAGGATGCGGATGATGCTTCAAGTATGTTTGATGAACTCCTTGAGAGAGTCAGGAAAAATGACCCATCGTTGACCGAGCTGAACATCAACAACTCAGACACCATCAAAATCCAGACACTCATCCAGTTTGCAGAAGCACTTGAGAACAATGTACATGTTAAGACTTTAGCTTTGGCCAACACCCGGGCTGATGACCACGTAGCTTATGCAATTTCTGGCGCTTTGCAGAGTAACACTTGCCTGACCAACATTAACCTGGACTCCAACCACCTCACCGGCAAAGGCATCCTGTCTCTGGTCCATGCAATACAGAACAACAAATCTGTCACTGAGCTTCGGTTCCACAACCAACGGCACATATGTGGTGGGAAAACGGAGATGGAGATGATTAAGGTGTTAAAAGACAATACCACACTGCTAAAGCTGGGCTATCAGTTTGAGCTGGCCGGGCCCAGGGTGACTGTAACCAACATCCTGAGTCGCAATATTGACCAACAGCGTCAGCGACGATTGCTAGAACAGAAACAGGCAGCTCAGTCTTGCCTGAAATCCCCGTCATTCCAGCAGATTCCTCCATCCAGGCAAATGACATTAAAGAGCCTTCTTCATGTGCAGCAAGGcagcaaggaaaaaaacatgtcctCTCTGCTCAAGGAGAAAGGCAGCATTGTTAAGACGCCTAATCTCTCCTCCACTGACCCATCACTTAAAACATGCATCAAGGTAACTCCAAAGGTTAAGGGTGGACAATCTGGGCAAGTTTCTGCACCATCTTCTCCCCCTGCACAGAAGTTTGAAGGCCTGTTGTCACAAAGTAAACTGGACCGTCTGACTTCACGACAGACTGGAGGGAGAAACTCCAGAGATCAGTTGCTTGACTCCATTTGCAACAGTGCAATAAAAGCTCTCAAAAAG gtTGATGTCCCAAAGCGTCTTCGCTGA